atccGAAAATTCttatccactttcaaaaagtaacaatttttacactcaattttcctaatccttatttaaaatccactaatgagtaaattgaaagtaaggAAGAATTTACAAAACCCATAACCAGTGAtggtttttcttaaactgtgtgataaaaataaaatggacaactctattaggacagagggagtatatttgtagtttatgcttttattattaaattttctaacaTTATATGGCACAACAGTATAGAATTATTATTCCAATTTGAGATTGAGGAATATGATGCACATGTAAGAATTTATTGTTTAGCTACTCTTAATCTCTTACAcattgaaaaattattgcacataACCATtacgccatgtcattcgtgcaacaaactaattgtgcgttagccatgtaaaaaattgaatgataaaaagaataagtaataattaaaagatttattaTCGTAAATGCTCATTGGCTAGATGTAAATAAACACTCGATGCACATGTAAGAATTTATCGTTTAGCTCCTCTTAGTCTCTTACACTTGCACGCTTCACTGGAAGATGGACAGTCAACCCGCCAATCTTGAATATTGACCTGCGTAATCGTATCCATTATTAGCCCTTCATTAAAATGTACACTATTagacatttttaaaatagaaatccaatttatttaagttttcaCCAATCCAGCATATAATGAATGCACCAAgtaaaccctaatcctcaaccAGAAAGCTTGTGTTGACATGGAAAACAGCAGAAAGCTGCATATAGTAATGTTTCCATGGCTAGCCATGGGACATCTAATACCATTTCTAAAATTCTCCAACATTTTAGCTCAAAAAGGTCATAAAATTTCTTTCATTTCAACCCCGAAAAACCTACAAAAACTTTCAAAAGTACCCTCTTCTTCAGTTTCTTTAATATCGTTTGCCTTACCTTCCATACCAGGACTGCCACCTTTTGCAGAGACTACTACAGATGTACCCTATACTAAGCAACAGCTACTAAAGAAGGCTTTTGATTTGCTTGAATCGCCATTAACCACTTTCCTAGAATCCGTAAAACCGGACTGGGTTATTTACGATTATGCTTCTCATTGGCTACCATCCATAGCTTCCAAGATTGGTATCTCATCGGCTTTCTTTAGTTTATTCACTGCTGCAACATTATCCTTCACTGGCCCACCTCCGTCATTGATGATGAACGGCGATTCCCGTTTGGCAGCGGAGGACTTTGCCAGCGTGCCGAAGTGGGTTCCGTTTGAGACTAATGTTAAGTTTCATATCCATGAGGTGACAAAGTATGTAGAGAAAACAGAAGCGGATGAAACCGGACCAAATGATGGAGTTAGGTTCGGTTTTTCTGCGGGAAAAGCTGATGTCATTATCATTAGAAGCTCGCCCGAGTTTGAATCGGAGTGGTTTGATCTGTACGGCAAGATGAGTGAAAAACGGATCATTCCGGTCGGGTTCCTGCCACCCAGGGAAGTAGAAGAGGAGGATAGTGATGAGGAGGAATGGGATAATATTAGATTATGGTTAGATAAGAAGGAAGCTaagtcagttgtatatgttGCTTTAGGAACTGAGGCTGCTTTGACTCAAGAAGAAGTCAACGAGTTGGCTCTCGGCTTGGAAAAGTCAAGGTCTCCTTTCTTCTGGGTGCTCAAGAACCCACCTGGGTCGACTCGGAATGCAATGGAAATGCTGCCAGATGGGTTCGAGCAGCGAGTTAAGGATCACGGAGTCATATACAATGGATGGGTGCCCCAGGTGAAGATACTACGTCATGAGGCTGTTGGGGTGTTCTTGACTCACTGCGGCTGGAACTCCATCATTGAAGGACTCTCATTTAATAGGATTTTGATTCTGTTTCCAGTTTTAAATGATCAGGGATTAAATGCAAGGTTATTAGAGGAGAAAAAACTTGGGTTAGAGATACCGCGAAATGAGTTAGATGGGACATTTACGTCCGACTCGGTGGCGGAGCTGGTGAGGAAGGCAAAAGCAGATGGCTTGGAAGACTTGGCAAAGGAGATGAGAGACCTGTTTAGGGATAGAGATGAGAACAACCAAATTGTTGAACAAGTTGTCCATTACCTGGAAGAAAACAGGATCTCGTAGTAAGAGCATCGAACCAGGAATTATTTATCAGAAATATGATTAAAACAGTAACAATCATTCTGATACTATCATACTAGTTCAAAATGGAATCAGATATTACACGAGAAATTAATgagtattaatataaatatatgtttgCTTCTCACCAGATTTTACTAAAAAGCAAAATGGGAATTAGAGCAACTCTAAACAAATACTCCTTGATTCGAATAATGGACAGCAAAACCAAAAATCATATATTGAATCCAAAAACAGCAAATTAATTTGATTGTGCCTTAAATAGCTGGCCCAAAAAGAAGTCTATGTTGTGAAGAATGTTAAGTTCCATTTTTCTTTTGAGAATAATCACAATATCATTAAATCAAATCCGAAGCAATTACATCTGTAAGAAATTCAAGAAAGTTGGCCTTTGTAGATTGTTTTGTGTAACTACTCTCCGAAACCCTTCACAAATTGTTATCCAAGGTACAAGCAACAGTTTGACATCAATTATGAAAGCATTTGCCTATGTACACAACTCTTTCAGAGATCAGGAGTTTCTATGCATTAATAAAGGGAAAAAACAAAAAGATCAAAGTTGCTGAAACACATTTCTATTCTAATCTTGTAAGAATATAATGTACATGCATGTGCAAACACTATTTCACTCTCACCTCCTCATTATAGAGAGGAGGGGAAACAAACTAAATTTGGCAGAGCAGTCAATATCGGTTTCTCTTCTGCTTTTATAGAGAAGGAAGAACCTGTATGGTGAGGTTGCTCCATATTGCAATATGAAGCTGAAGCTTTAATCGGTTTCCTGTCTGTGAATGAAGATCCCACAGTGTAGCCCTGGAAATTACATTCTTCATGACAAAAAGATAGGATACAGATAGAACCCAGAAGGAAACGAAGAATCTTAGCTGACTATTCTGCAGGTTAGATGAAAAGAAGGTAAACATCAATGCATCATTAAAGACCAAATTTACAATgcagaaaacaaaaaacattaagaaaataGTAAATATGAGCAACTTATATACACCTCAACAAGACATTAACTTGAAGGATGGGACAACAGTCCAGTAGGATAAAAGCCATTGGACAAATCCAGGTATGACGCAAAAATTCATAAGTATTtcattgtgaaacatttgaggAACTGGAGGCAACTTTCTAATAAGCACGGTATCCTAATGCAGCAAGTAAAAGTTTATTGAAGCCGTAATGGATGTCGCCATAATGATTCTTACCAGAAAAGAATTCGGTAAACAGATGCTGTCATTTGCATATCTCTAGTCAGTAAATGTATATCTATCCCGATACAGAAGCTTTAGATTTCACATTTCGAGGAGCATTAGATTTTCGGAGTTGAGGATTTTCAATGGAGTACACAAGAAGGCTTCCATCTTTAGTTCCAGCTAAGAAGCATTCTTCTGGGGTTACTGTCAGAcatgaatttatttttccaaCTCCATTATACCGTTTCACAACATCAAGTGTGTTCATAGAGCGTACAACGATCTGTCCTTGGTCACCTGCACACACCAGAAACTCCCCGCACCCACTAAGTTCAACACAGTTGAGACGGCCATTAGATTCAGAAGTTGCAAGATGTTTCCCATTAATTGAATAAAGATGAAGACTGAGATCACCATCAGCATAAAACACTATCCGTCCATGCCGGGAGGCTGCAAGCTTGGACAATGCACTGCCAGAGGGATGCCTTAAGGATCTTATGTATCTTCCTTCCCTTAGGGTATGAAAAACACAAGTTCCATCTTTTGAACCACTTATAACTATATCAAGCTCCACACTGACATATAAGCATGTAATTATGTCATCGTGCCCACATAGAATATGAAAAGGAGTGTCAGCAATGACGCATTCTTTACGAGGCAGCTCATTCTGGGTGCTTCGAACTCTCTTTTCAGAGCCTCGCACACGGAGAACTTCCCAGACCATGACAGTTGTGTCGTAACTTCCAGTTGCAAGGATACTTCCATCAGCTGTCACTGCAGatttattcaattttcaaaGAATGGCATGTACTCATATAATTAACTGGAAGATTGACAAGAGGCTCTACAGAACAAAAAATGCTATAAAGAGGAATAGCAATTAAACATTGTGGGACATGGTGTTATCCCGTCGGTAAGGGCATCACGCCACCATCTAACAATGGTGCACTCAATTTTTATACGTTATCCTATATCCAATAAAGACCATGTGCAAATAACCATGTCTGCATGTATGTGGCCTCTAGTAGTTGAAGTAACAGAGACCATATCACACATTAGTAAAATACATATCAATAAATCCACCGTAACAAAATTTGAAATCGTATACTATGGAACACATCCTCGATGAATATTGGACTGTCTTCTCCAGAGGAAGCGGCTTAGCTTAAAGTCGGTGAAAAATTCAAGAATCTTCTAATATTTAAGGAAAATTACTATCACTCCCTAAAGTTATGTGCAACCCACTGTTTCCCCTTGAATTTCAAAAACTCATTTCCCTCAAACATTTCAGTACTAAATAACTCAAAACTTCATTATAAAAGGGGTTTCAGTTAAACAGAACTAAAATTCTAGGCAGAATAGATAATGAGTTTTTAAAATTCAAGTGAAACAGCAATTCTGAGAGGTGATAGTAAATTTCCCATTATTTAATGTTCTTCAGTGAGTAAGGGACGGAAAGGTTACATATATAGTGATTCCATTAGCGATATGGCAGTAACAAAAACATGAATTCAGCATACCTATTTAATACTGTATAAACCAGCTTTTACCTCTATATAAGTAGCATGTTATGTGCTCTTATTACATTATATTATACATCTCCTCCAACAATCATTAGATGAACAAAAGAAATTAACATGCTCTTTTCTCATAGATAAGTTAGATCTTCCTTTTTGACAAAAGAATACTGCACCATTAACTATGAATGAATTATCACTCCTAAAGAATATTTAAGAACcaaataatacataaaaaattcttttgataaaaaatttcaaCTTTCTATTATTTTgtgaagaaaatgaaaaaaaaagttatagtaTTACCTGCCACACAGCTAACCACATCTTTATGCTGTCGAATACTCTGCACCATTCTTCCATCACTTAAGGAAATGACCTGAAAGCTGTTTTCCCAATTACCACAAGAGACCAAATAGTTCTCAGTAGGTGTTTGCATTGTCGCAAAGCATTGTGCTCCAAGTTCAATATTTTCAGCCAGAGGACTACCAATTCTTCGAGCAGAAAGAACATCAGAGCCAACTCCGAAAAATGGTTCCTGCGATTGACAAGTATTTGATGAAAATATATACTAAACAGCTTCATCAAATGCATAAATTTAAGTGCTGCAATATGCTATTTAGCAATCTACAAGAAAGACATGAAACCAACCTGGACGCCAGAGAAGGTAAAATTTCCACCAGATTGCAATTGAGTACTCAACCACAACTTAACAGACAAGGTGAGTCCTTGGTTCACTAGAACAATATTTGAGTCCAATATGCCAACATATAATACAGCTGACGAAGGATGACTTGTGCTTGATACAATAGATGTCAAATTAATAGAATCGGGTGCAAAATACAAAGGGTGAGCAATTGGAATTGGCGGCCCTCTTCTTGGGTGTTTCTTACGGAAAATCTGGATTGGAGTCTGGCCAAAATTTGCAATTTGGTCTTCAATTGCTGATCTTTGCAGCTCATCATCCATTGTGTCTAAATCAACAGCACCTTCATATGTTAAATAATAGAAGATATTGGCAGCCTGTATTTCCATaacaaattcaacaaaaactaaTAAGCATCAAACCAAGTAGCAGAATGCAGCTTCtgaaaaaatggaaaataagataaattagtCCTGCAATACCTCCACTGCTGGTTTTCCCCGCTGCTTGTAACCAAATATCAAATCAATCCAATGGTGCAGATTCGAACTAACATATTCACTTTCCAGGGCCTCtcgatttttatttataaataattcagGAGACCCCTGCATGGGAGAACCAAGAAAGCAAGTTACTCTGAACTCTGGAGGACAGATTAAGATAAATAGCATTGTTTCATATAGAAACATCAAGAACAGTGGATTAAGAGCAAATGGAAGGATGGAGGAGGATTCTTTTTACTCTCTTTTTATGACAAGGGGCAAAATAGAATGCAACTTTAAATCAATCATCTAGGAAATTGCTTACAGTAGTAATTGGTGTGAAGCAGTTCAGAGATATTAGAGGTTCAATGTCTAGGTAAAATATTTCATAATACTGGCTGATGAACGAAATTGTTTAATGTCTTTGTAAAATATTTCACAATACAGGCTAATGAACAAAAATTCCGTACAAGTTGCAAACTTCTTGTCTTCTTGGTGTCTGTCTGTCCTTATGGAATTATTCTCAAAAGTATTTTTTCTCTTCATGTGGGTCATAAACATGCTTCCTACATAATTTGCCTATAATACTTTAAATGCTTAAAAGAAAGAAACCTATCCACTATGTGCAATTTAATTGTggtacaaacatttcatatccAAAATGCATAACCCTAATCTTCAAATCATGGGGTTTATCAAAATTCTTTAGAAATCTTTTTGGTTTAAAATGGAGAGAGCAATTTCAAAGATGCTACCGTACTTTGAAAATGTACTTTCTCTTATAGTATTTATGATGAAAACatgatttcattattttcaaGCACCACATTTTGTCATTGCTTCTGATGCAGAACAAAGTGGCTTGCTTGATTGATTCATGGCGTCGTGCTTTGTAGGATTTCAAAGGCGCGTTTATACGTAGTAGTCCATATTATTGCAGgtgctaaatttttatttactcCTTCCAAGTTTCTATTACTTCCAAGTCTTCTATGTTACTTAAATTAGGAGGTAATTTTGCTTCCATTTTGTGCTCCCCTTTAAACTCGGACAAAATTTATCTTCTTTCTCACTTGTTCAACTTAAAGAGTAGGAAGCAAAACCTAATCTTCGTTAATCTAGATTGATCTGTATGTCCCTTTATTTTTCTTCTCATAGACAAGATTTAAATGAATAAGCAGCAGATAGTCAGAAATTTGAAGTCAAAGAGAGCTAACATACATACCTTGGCCCATGGAGGGAGACAAACATCTCCTATCGGCTCCCCATCTTGTTTGACTCCAAGATGATAGCAATTTGAGTTAACAAGAAATTCCGAAAGGTAGAAAAACTCAGGAATTAACTCCTTCACGTCACTTGTATTAGAAAGACAATTTCTATACGTGCCTTCAATGCCTTGGAAAAGACGATCCGCATGATCAAATTTACCACCCTGGTCACAGCAATGTCTTAGCAAGGATTTTAGACAAGGATCCAAGATGACATAATCATAAATAATCAGAAGAAAATTATAACCCCACCACCAAGGAAATCATGCTGAACCTAGAACAAATCTACTATGCAGGTTATCATCTTGATATCGTAACACACGAACAGATCAATAGATATAATAAGATTCTAAACTTTCACAtccatttacaaatgtttaagTGCAATCATGGATTAGTTGGCCAAGTGATCATAAAGCTTCTATGAGGCTGAAGGGTACAAAAGTTGTGATTAAGACAGCCACCCCCCACATTAATGAATATTACACAGCAAAAGACtctcattttcaaaaatttagttGTTCAAATGAGAAATTTAGATGCATGTTTGTGTAGGTTAAACGAGAAATTTACAGTGCACATTTGGAAATATATGAAAAGTGAATGGTTATGGAAGTCATTACTCCTAAGAACATAATTTTGACATTTCTTTTGGGTaaagatgaagaaaataaaaaggatGAAATgcataatttttgaaataaaaataaaacaactgataaacttaatgtttaaaaaaaatgacttattGATATGATGAAAGAAAAGGTATTGACATCATAGACGAAAAAGGTTATGCATGCATTTGTAGTATCATATCTGGTTCTAACTCTAACAAAATGCCACATGCATACAATTGTATGATAAAGAAGGTTGCCTTTCAAAGTTGCTACCTGCAGATTACGATGAAGTGATGTAAATGGCTCTAGTCTAAGAAGATAGTATAGCACAATCCCCATACTTGAGTAATGAGACCCGTAGTAGAAACTGTGTTAAGAAATGGAAGTCAGTTgcacattaaaaaaaaactgtagAGTGAAAAGAGTCCTGGAACAAGTGATTTAAAAACTGCACCGGACCGGCCAGTTGAACCGGGAAGCGGCCAGCTGTCCATCCCGATTGACCATAAAATCAGAAATTTGGTCCAACTGGGTTGGACGGGTTGACccgaaaaattaattatattatttaataatatattaaatatgaacCGCCGGTTCAACCGGTGATTGACCCAGTTGAACCTGTGTTTCCACCAGTTAGACTCTAAACCGGTgtctaaattgatttttttactaCAATTTACTCAACAGGTCAAAACGGGAACCATTTTGGCCACCGGTTCGCTTTTTGAAACACTGTGAAACTAAAAAGTCACCTAGGTATATCGGGATCAGAAAAGTTGCGGTATCGATCTTCAAACACCTGTAAGAGTGAAGATGATGCGAAGTTACATGTCTGAAGCTAATCAAGATAGATCCACATTTGTTACATTAGCATTAAGCAAATTAAAGATGACCAAACCTCAAATCGTTTCAAATCCAGTGACCCAACAGGTTTAGTAAGATCCCGAAATGTTGATGACTTGTTAAAATCTAGAACCTGAGAGGAATAATCAGCTAAAACCCAAGGAAAGATGGGATATTGTGTCAAGTCATTATAAGATCTTCCCGCAAGTGTGTTAAGAATCATTAGGTATTCAAAATTCGTTATATCCCTTCTCCTCCAACTTTCTCTAGCAATTTCTGCCATCTCAAGCGCTACTCGTCTATCAACAAACATAATAGTTCCGCTCTTGTCCTTACTACTTCCTTTTGGAAATAGGAATTCATTTCTAATAGCAACTATTATAGTCCCAACCTCTTTTGCGTCTTTCAGCGATGTAAAATTCAGAAAGACCGGTGCAACCGAACCAGCAAAGAAAATCTCTATTGCAGTGTATCTAAGTAGATACCGAGTCCAATGGACAGATTTTATCTATAATAGACAAGAGAtgtaaaacaaatcaaagcttaTGTGAGATAAATAAAAAGCAACAACGACGGGAACTAATTAGAACTCTTACCTTGCCAATGTTCCATCTTCTGTGGCGCTTAACATGCTTTAACTGTCTTTGATATGCATTTTCATTTACTGTCTCTGCATTATCAACAGAAACCCCCTTCGAAGAATTAATATCAACATGTATGGGCCATTTGAGAGACTTGCTTTTCTGTTCAAGCCTGGTCATATCAGAATTGCTTGAAGCATCAAAGTTCTTGAAAACAGATGATCCTCCCGTACCTTCAACCAAAAACTCACCAAAAAAGTGCACGAAATTTTTCATGACCGCCAATTTTCCGGCCAATTTTCTCTTTGGTGTCACAAGAACACATGGAACTGATATAAGAACCTGAAGCAATAGTCACACATTACCAATGCTGCAATACTATTATATGTTTTGAACATAGTGTAAACATACCTCACTAGGTTCCGTCTCCTGTGAGGAGAAAGATGGATCTTGGTTGTTTTGTATTACATCCTTCTGATCATTGCTTCCTTTAACCAGGTCTGAGCATTTACTCTCCGAAAGATCCCCAGAAAAGGAGGTATTTTGGTTGCTAGGTTCAGCATCATTTTCACCAACCTCTGAGCTCCCCTCATCAGTTATCCTGCGCACACCCTTCAGCAAAAACCGCTTCATTTGCTCAGGAATATGGCCCACAAAACTagctttattttcaaaaacaggAACTGTGTCCTCATTGCTAGAGACAGTGGAAGGAGGAAGGCACAACTTATCATCAAAATGATAATTTCGTCTTAACTTGGGTCTACGCCGCCATACATCTTCTGTCTTGTCAAGTTTCCAATGCATTACTACACTATTTGGGAATGGATTAGCTGACCAGGGACCTCTTTCATCAATCAAAGTGCGGAACATGTGCATCCATTTTTCCTACAAGTGATGAGAGGATTGCTTATGTTCATGTAAACTAAAATATATAGAACAGTATATCTCCCGAAAGAACAAAAGCAACAAGTGAGTGAAAGAAGTACTATGATGCAGAAAATACATACAGCGACATTTTGCTGATCCACCTCATGAGCAAACTGGAATACAGCTCTTCTGTTGTCATCTGAAGCAAGGATTGTGTTCAAGCTGCTATGTATCTCATCTTCAAATGCTTTCTTATTAGCAGTTTCTACAGAGGTATTCTCATCAATTCTAGCATGGAGCTCAAGCAACTGCTTGGAACGATCAGATATTGATGTCTTCAAATATTTCAACTCCTCAGAAACCTAAAGACAAGGAAAGAAGAgcaaaaaaattagtaaataacTAAAACCTGAACATTTTCCAAAAAAGTATGCAGGAAACTGAAAAGGTAAACATGAATTTAACATACTGGATATACCGAGTTTTAAGAAACTTCACCATCACCCATCTTGATCTACTTACGCTTAGCTTTTCACAGAGAAAGAGTATAAGGGGCAACGGGCATGCAGACTAAGATATTTTTAATAACGTGTACACATTTTTTTATCGAGGTGAACTCTGCACGAAAGGACCGCATAACCATGGCTAATGATGCAGGAAGGGTCACATAAGATTAGAACTGTAAGGTTTGAACTAAGAACCGTGATGGGTATTTTATggaatcataaatatttaggtAATTTGAGGAATACTGTGTTGAAAGTGGGATTATTCCACATTAATTATGCGCGTGAGTGGATATGTGTTTATATATCGATCAGACCTCTCTACTTAGTAGCAGTTGgctttaagatggaatctaacacgTATCAAAGCCTTGTCCACTAACACAATTTGAAATTTGGATTACTTAAATTTGGCCCACCTCACGCAATACGTGAGGGGGGATTGGTTGCTTGCCTGGTCACGCTatgcgtgagggggagtgttgaaTGTGGGATTATTGCATATTGATTGTGCGTGTGAGTGGATATGTGTTTATATCAGTTGGACCTCTCCACCTggtaccaattggttttaagaacATACTGTAATGCCATAATGATGGCCAATCGAAGACCAATATCCATCAAAAAGTAAACCTGGATAATCTAAGAAATTTTAACCCAATACAAAGAATTTAGCCAGCATGTCATTCCTAGGCGAAAACTAAGCATAGAATAATATGACGAAGCGTCCCTAAGGATCTCTTGGTGGTTGTTACTTCCACTagattagattaaattaataagTACATTGAGTTAAACCATGGGCAACTTTAACCCATGAATTCTACATTTTACAAGAGAACATACAGCTGACCTCTGGCCTCACAACTCTCACATTTACATGCATCCCAAAGGACCAAAACAAGCAAATATTAAGCAATGCAATTGAAACTTATAATTAAATCCAACATTTAACATAAAACAAAGAAATGGAGATATAACAATAGAAATTGAAACACACCGCGGCCAGGACTCGATCCTTTtgaattaaattctgaatagaGCCTGCATCTTTTGAGTTAGCCCCTAAATCAGAAGAGTCCTCTCTGCCCACGATGGAAGTAGCAAGCATTGCTTTCCCACAGTTTACAGTTTCTCGAATCAAATGTGACATGACATGAAAACGAGCACCATCATCCAGCTTCCCATATTGGGACCTTATGGAAAGCAAAACCCTGAGCAGGATGACAACTCAAAGTCACATCATTGGGATGAATATTTGACAAGAGAAAACCTGTATCTAAGATAACACTTTAAGTAGCCCAGATGTCATACAGCCAAAAAGACTCAAAGACGTGAAAATGCAGCAAGGGAGAAAGAAAAAGTACCAGAGGAAAAACTGCAATCTATTCTTACTTTGCTCATCATCAGCAGCTAGAAGAGAAGGCAAAACTGAAATAACCTGTTGCACACATCGCGAAGCTCTTTCTAGGGAAGCTTTGCAGAGATATACAAATGCAAGTCGGAACACAATTCTCGGGCATCTCTCTCCTCTTAAAAGCATTGCTTTATcaatagttttattttgttttccaCCCAAGGCATTTCCTATCCCTCCTGTTACAACAACTGCAGCCATTTCTGCAGCTGGGATGTTCAATGACTCAACTAGGCCACGTGCTCTTTGACCAAAAGAGGGTCCCACTGTTGATGATGACTTGGGTAAAATCCTGCTAGGCCCCTTACCATTCATTTCACTAATGATAATCCACAAATTGTCATACAAATTCCACCACTTATCATCAGTTAGTTTCTCTTCATGTGTGGTTGAATGCTTGCAAACCCAAGGATTTctaaaaatcaaacaatcaagaaaaatgtcaagcaaaatagaaaataatgtgGAACAAATTGCAGATATtgaaagatatttttttttataaaagagatCTTCCATTAATAGCAAGCAGTTAGAAAAGCTATTAACCATTCCTAATATCCTGACTGACATGGAATAATTGCtcaatcataaaataaaataaaattacataactgctctAACACTACAAGAATCAAAATCTTAACTTCATAATAGAAGACTAACAAACCCTTCATACAATAGGAACAAACAaacccttcatgaaaaatgtagTCTAGACATGAACACCACATATAGATGCATGCTGAAAGATGCAGTCTAGATATCATTTCAAATGCATTAATCAGCAACAATAGCACCaagaaaaatatcattttgggTGATAAATGATAATAGAGAAAGCTTAATAGCAGTACCTAGATGTTTGATTAACAAATTCTCCTTGCAAAATCTCATATAGTGCAAAATCATAATCCATGTGAGTTTCTAAATCTATAGAATCAGGAGACATATTTGCGCCATCTGCTGCAAACTGCAATAAAAAGGAGAGCTATTATTTAATAGCCCCATCATAGctaaaaccaaaataaattgCAAGAAAACGACACCCCATTTCATAAATCTTAAGCCAACATATAATGCTTAATGCATGACCTCAGCAAAAAACTGCCTGcaatataaaagtaaataaacacAATGCTTCTTTATCAAAATAACACAAGTTAGTCTGGGTAGCAACAGAAGTTTGCGTTTTCTTTGTGGCAGAAACAAATTTAAGTCCTTATGAGTAAACAAAGGGAGGCACTTAAGAATGAAGGAACCCACACACCACCCTTTCTTCCCCTT
This region of Mercurialis annua linkage group LG1-X, ddMerAnnu1.2, whole genome shotgun sequence genomic DNA includes:
- the LOC126664515 gene encoding UDP-glycosyltransferase 91C1 gives rise to the protein MENSRKLHIVMFPWLAMGHLIPFLKFSNILAQKGHKISFISTPKNLQKLSKVPSSSVSLISFALPSIPGLPPFAETTTDVPYTKQQLLKKAFDLLESPLTTFLESVKPDWVIYDYASHWLPSIASKIGISSAFFSLFTAATLSFTGPPPSLMMNGDSRLAAEDFASVPKWVPFETNVKFHIHEVTKYVEKTEADETGPNDGVRFGFSAGKADVIIIRSSPEFESEWFDLYGKMSEKRIIPVGFLPPREVEEEDSDEEEWDNIRLWLDKKEAKSVVYVALGTEAALTQEEVNELALGLEKSRSPFFWVLKNPPGSTRNAMEMLPDGFEQRVKDHGVIYNGWVPQVKILRHEAVGVFLTHCGWNSIIEGLSFNRILILFPVLNDQGLNARLLEEKKLGLEIPRNELDGTFTSDSVAELVRKAKADGLEDLAKEMRDLFRDRDENNQIVEQVVHYLEENRIS